Proteins encoded by one window of uncultured Celeribacter sp.:
- a CDS encoding pseudouridine synthase, with protein MTDTPNTPKKTPPGDRIAKVLSRAGISSRREAEALIEEGRVTVNGRVVASPALNVLPKDKIFVDGKEVGEPEPPRLWLYHKPLGLVTSSKDEKGRDTVFDQLPKELPRVMSVGRLDLNSEGLLLLTNDGELKRKLELPDTGWLRKYRVRVKGTATEAMLEPLRKGVTIEGENFQPMEVAFDRQQGANAWLTVGLREGKNREIRRAMEHIGLTVNRLIRLSYGPFRLGTLQPGQVEEVRGRVLRDQLGMDLEIGEGGKAKRTVERGGKPGGPRKEVRGRDDARGGKPGGKPFGKPGGKPPFKGPNKDRRDSDEGFKPRSQGFKRRDDTDAKPGGFKPRGEGFQGKRGPGGNRDRDGDFKPRGEGFKGKPRDGKPGGKREDRNEERGGKPGSFKSHGFKSHGGGRDGKPRSAGFKSHGGGPGGNSGKPGGRGGKPPKSGR; from the coding sequence ATGACTGACACGCCCAACACTCCGAAAAAGACCCCGCCCGGCGACCGCATCGCCAAGGTGCTGTCGCGCGCCGGCATTTCCTCGCGCCGCGAAGCCGAGGCTTTGATCGAAGAGGGCCGCGTCACGGTGAACGGGCGCGTTGTCGCCTCGCCTGCGCTCAATGTGCTGCCGAAGGACAAGATTTTCGTCGATGGCAAAGAGGTTGGCGAACCGGAGCCGCCGCGGCTTTGGCTCTATCACAAACCTCTGGGTCTTGTGACCTCGTCCAAGGACGAAAAGGGCCGCGACACGGTCTTCGACCAGCTGCCGAAAGAGCTGCCGCGGGTGATGTCTGTCGGACGTCTCGATCTGAACTCCGAGGGGCTTTTGCTTTTGACCAATGATGGCGAGCTAAAGCGCAAACTCGAACTGCCCGACACCGGCTGGCTGCGTAAATACCGCGTGCGGGTCAAAGGCACCGCGACCGAGGCCATGCTGGAACCGCTGCGCAAGGGCGTCACCATTGAAGGCGAAAACTTCCAACCGATGGAAGTGGCCTTTGACCGTCAGCAAGGCGCCAATGCCTGGCTCACCGTCGGTCTGCGCGAGGGCAAGAACCGCGAGATTCGCCGCGCGATGGAGCACATCGGCCTCACCGTGAACCGTCTGATCCGCCTGTCTTATGGGCCCTTCCGTTTGGGCACCTTGCAGCCGGGTCAGGTCGAGGAAGTGCGCGGCCGGGTGCTGCGAGATCAGCTTGGCATGGATCTTGAGATCGGCGAAGGCGGCAAGGCGAAGCGCACTGTTGAGCGCGGCGGCAAGCCAGGCGGTCCGCGCAAAGAGGTGCGTGGGCGCGATGATGCGCGCGGTGGAAAACCGGGCGGCAAGCCTTTTGGCAAACCGGGCGGCAAACCGCCGTTCAAAGGGCCGAACAAAGACAGGCGTGACAGCGACGAAGGGTTCAAGCCGCGTAGCCAAGGTTTCAAACGCCGCGACGACACAGATGCAAAACCCGGTGGGTTCAAACCCCGTGGCGAAGGCTTCCAAGGCAAACGCGGCCCGGGTGGCAATCGGGATCGTGATGGCGATTTCAAACCGCGCGGCGAAGGCTTCAAGGGCAAGCCGCGTGACGGCAAACCGGGCGGCAAGCGTGAGGACCGGAATGAGGAGCGCGGCGGCAAGCCGGGCAGCTTCAAATCCCACGGCTTCAAATCCCACGGCGGCGGGCGCGACGGCAAACCGCGCTCGGCCGGGTTCAAATCTCATGGCGGCGGCCCGGGTGGCAACTCAGGCAAACCCGGCGGCAGAGGCGGCAAACCGCCTAAATCAGGCCGGTAA
- a CDS encoding ceramidase domain-containing protein yields MWSEQIDAYCERTDFTFWSEPVNALTNVAFLIAALVIWPRARSYPMARALTVVLFVIGLGSFAFHTTATRWGAMVDTLPILLFILLYVFAATRDFFDLETWKSVLVTLLFFPYAAATVPLFANLGLGSSAAYAPVPMLIFIYAILLRHRAPRTARGLTVGALILCLSIAMRWLDEPICAGLPLGTHFLWHILNALMLGWMIHVYPTHMLEGRAQGR; encoded by the coding sequence ATGTGGAGCGAACAGATTGATGCCTATTGCGAACGCACGGATTTCACCTTTTGGTCGGAGCCGGTCAATGCGCTGACAAATGTGGCGTTTTTGATCGCCGCTTTGGTGATCTGGCCACGCGCGAGGTCCTATCCCATGGCACGCGCTTTGACTGTCGTGCTTTTTGTGATCGGCCTCGGCTCTTTCGCCTTTCACACCACGGCGACGCGGTGGGGCGCGATGGTGGACACTTTGCCGATCCTTCTGTTCATCCTGCTCTATGTTTTCGCGGCGACACGGGATTTCTTTGACCTTGAGACGTGGAAATCCGTCCTCGTGACGCTTCTGTTCTTTCCCTACGCCGCCGCCACCGTGCCGCTTTTCGCAAACCTCGGTCTCGGCAGTTCCGCCGCCTATGCGCCCGTGCCGATGCTCATTTTTATCTATGCGATCCTTCTGCGACACCGCGCGCCCCGCACCGCACGCGGTCTGACTGTCGGCGCGTTGATCCTTTGTCTCTCCATCGCCATGCGCTGGCTCGATGAGCCGATCTGCGCAGGTCTCCCCTTGGGCACGCATTTCCTCTGGCACATCCTCAACGCCCTCATGTTGGGCTGGATGATCCATGTTTATCCCACGCATATGCTTGAAGGCCGCGCGCAGGGGCGCTAA
- a CDS encoding DUF533 domain-containing protein, with protein sequence MSFVKTLTTLAIGFAAAKGVEKMKKMGGMDGVREAMRQSGAPGGMADQMGQMAEKFGFPGGSEAVRDMMGKFGNQAADMSEATEAGLGSLFSAMSGAAATGATSMSDMFASVTAGTPVGAAAEENAKLMIRSMIMAAKADGEIDAEERTKILDQLNDASEEEIAFVQAELDAPVDPMTLAKDAGASAGAQVYAAALMAISVDTEAEKTFLTGLAQSLMLDPAKQAEIHQSMGKPII encoded by the coding sequence ATGAGTTTCGTGAAGACATTGACGACCTTGGCGATCGGCTTTGCTGCGGCCAAAGGCGTTGAGAAGATGAAGAAAATGGGGGGTATGGACGGGGTGCGCGAAGCGATGCGTCAGTCCGGCGCCCCCGGCGGCATGGCCGATCAGATGGGCCAGATGGCGGAGAAATTCGGCTTTCCCGGTGGGTCAGAAGCCGTGCGCGACATGATGGGCAAGTTTGGCAATCAGGCCGCAGATATGTCTGAAGCGACTGAAGCGGGGCTTGGCTCGCTGTTCTCCGCGATGTCGGGTGCTGCGGCGACAGGCGCCACGTCGATGTCTGATATGTTCGCCTCCGTGACGGCGGGGACGCCTGTGGGGGCGGCCGCAGAGGAGAATGCGAAACTGATGATCCGCTCGATGATCATGGCGGCAAAGGCCGATGGCGAGATCGACGCCGAAGAGCGCACGAAAATCCTCGACCAACTGAATGATGCCTCCGAGGAAGAGATCGCCTTTGTGCAGGCCGAGCTGGACGCGCCGGTCGATCCGATGACTCTGGCCAAGGACGCGGGGGCGTCCGCGGGGGCGCAGGTCTATGCGGCCGCTTTGATGGCGATTTCGGTGGATACCGAGGCGGAAAAGACCTTTCTCACAGGGCTGGCGCAGTCTTTGATGTTGGACCCGGCGAAGCAGGCGGAGATCCATCAGTCGATGGGCAAGCCGATCATTTGA
- a CDS encoding OmpW family outer membrane protein produces the protein MNKTSVMAATVALALALPTFAFAQDAGTMTLGLGLGNVMPKSDNGSIAVPADLDVGDNLRPTITFEYFIKDNLGIEVLGAWPFKHDISASGMGEIGSTQHLPPVVSLQYHFDTGSTFTPFLGVGVNYTAFFDETAKGAIAGHDLDLSDSWGVALHAGFDYQISERGALRTDVRWIDIDSDVKLDGAKIGKAEIDPWVFGVSYVMSF, from the coding sequence ATGAACAAGACTTCCGTAATGGCCGCCACCGTGGCCCTCGCCCTCGCCCTGCCGACATTTGCCTTCGCGCAAGACGCTGGCACGATGACCCTCGGTCTCGGCCTCGGCAACGTGATGCCGAAATCCGACAATGGCAGCATTGCCGTCCCCGCGGATCTGGATGTCGGCGACAACCTGCGCCCGACCATCACCTTCGAGTATTTCATCAAGGACAATCTCGGCATCGAAGTCTTGGGCGCCTGGCCGTTCAAACATGACATCAGCGCGTCTGGCATGGGTGAGATCGGCTCGACCCAGCACCTGCCGCCGGTGGTCTCTTTGCAATATCACTTTGACACCGGATCGACCTTTACCCCCTTCCTCGGCGTCGGTGTGAACTACACCGCCTTCTTCGATGAAACCGCCAAAGGCGCCATCGCGGGCCACGATCTCGATCTCTCCGACTCCTGGGGCGTCGCGCTTCATGCCGGTTTCGATTACCAGATCAGCGAACGCGGGGCCCTGCGGACCGATGTGCGCTGGATCGACATCGACAGCGATGTGAAACTCGACGGCGCCAAAATCGGCAAGGCCGAGATTGATCCCTGGGTCTTTGGCGTCTCCTACGTCATGAGCTTCTAA
- a CDS encoding antibiotic biosynthesis monooxygenase codes for MIAVIFEAEVTEETQVEYLDLAAELRPSLAKVDGFLSIERFQSLTTPGKLLSLSFWRDEAAVAQWRNLPEHRRVQAAGRDHVFADYRLRIATVARDYGMTARDEAPRDSQTCHDA; via the coding sequence ATGATTGCGGTGATATTCGAAGCAGAGGTGACGGAGGAAACGCAGGTGGAATATCTGGACCTTGCCGCCGAGTTGCGTCCCTCTCTGGCGAAGGTTGACGGGTTTCTCTCTATCGAGCGGTTCCAGAGTCTGACAACACCGGGCAAGCTTTTGTCACTGTCCTTTTGGCGCGACGAGGCGGCGGTGGCCCAGTGGCGCAATCTGCCGGAACACCGCCGGGTGCAGGCGGCTGGGCGCGATCATGTGTTCGCCGATTACCGGTTGCGGATCGCGACGGTTGCGCGCGATTACGGCATGACAGCACGCGACGAGGCGCCTCGGGACAGTCAAACCTGCCATGACGCCTAG
- a CDS encoding N-acetylmuramoyl-L-alanine amidase: protein MPSELVIQEHPSPNFGERRDGARPDLVVIHYTAMATAEAALERLCSSEHEVSAHYLICEQGQVFRLVEEDMRAWHAGAGQWGDVTDVNSRSIGIELANTGLAPFAAAQMDALERLLADILARHAIPPERVIGHSDMAPLRKIDPGPRFDWKRLALQGLSVFPTDIEAIEPNEVRFVQDLQAFGYPETPLEALLPAFRSRFRPHHHAPLDGCDMALARDLATRFPVDRDDLTA from the coding sequence ATGCCCTCTGAGCTTGTGATCCAAGAGCACCCGTCGCCGAATTTCGGCGAACGGCGCGATGGCGCGCGGCCCGATCTGGTGGTGATCCACTACACGGCCATGGCAACCGCCGAGGCGGCTTTGGAGCGGCTGTGTTCCTCCGAGCATGAGGTCTCTGCGCATTACCTGATTTGCGAGCAAGGGCAGGTGTTTCGTCTCGTGGAGGAGGACATGCGCGCTTGGCATGCCGGTGCGGGGCAATGGGGCGATGTGACGGATGTGAACTCGCGCTCCATCGGAATTGAGCTGGCGAACACGGGTCTTGCTCCTTTCGCTGCCGCGCAGATGGACGCGTTGGAGAGGCTTCTTGCGGATATTTTGGCCCGCCATGCGATCCCGCCGGAGCGTGTCATCGGGCACTCCGACATGGCGCCCCTGCGCAAGATTGACCCCGGTCCCCGGTTCGACTGGAAAAGACTGGCTTTGCAGGGTTTGTCCGTGTTTCCGACGGATATAGAGGCTATCGAGCCAAATGAAGTTCGATTTGTGCAAGATTTGCAGGCCTTCGGGTACCCGGAAACGCCGCTTGAGGCGCTCTTGCCCGCCTTCCGAAGCCGCTTTCGTCCGCATCATCACGCACCGCTCGATGGGTGCGATATGGCGCTGGCGCGCGATCTCGCCACACGCTTTCCCGTTGACCGCGACGACCTGACCGCCTAA
- the gatC gene encoding Asp-tRNA(Asn)/Glu-tRNA(Gln) amidotransferase subunit GatC translates to MSIDIDTARRVAKLARIRVEEDALPALASEFNAVLGFIEQLSEVDVEGVEPMTSVTPQRLKRRKDGVTDGNMQEKILKNAPDAREGFFAVPKVVE, encoded by the coding sequence ATGTCCATCGACATTGATACCGCCCGCCGGGTGGCCAAGCTCGCCCGCATCCGCGTCGAGGAAGACGCGCTTCCGGCGCTGGCCTCGGAATTCAACGCCGTGCTCGGCTTTATCGAGCAGCTTTCCGAAGTGGATGTCGAGGGGGTCGAGCCAATGACCTCGGTGACGCCGCAGCGTCTCAAACGCCGCAAGGACGGTGTGACGGATGGCAATATGCAGGAGAAAATCCTGAAAAACGCGCCCGACGCGCGCGAGGGCTTCTTTGCCGTGCCGAAGGTGGTTGAATAA
- a CDS encoding nucleoside deaminase gives MSFRSYMDEALKEARLAEARGEVPVGAVVVSPEGEIVARGGNRTREDNDPTAHAEIVALRAACSTLGQERLPGFDLYVTLEPCPMCAAAISNARIRRLYYGASDPKSGGVAHGAKIYSHAQCHHAPEIYDGIAGDEAETMLKAFFASKR, from the coding sequence ATGTCGTTTCGCTCTTATATGGATGAGGCCTTGAAAGAGGCCCGGCTGGCCGAGGCCCGTGGCGAGGTGCCCGTGGGCGCCGTTGTCGTGTCGCCCGAGGGCGAGATCGTGGCGCGCGGCGGCAATCGCACGCGGGAGGACAATGATCCGACGGCGCATGCCGAGATCGTGGCGCTCCGGGCGGCCTGTTCCACTTTGGGGCAGGAGCGGCTTCCGGGGTTCGATCTTTATGTCACGCTGGAACCCTGTCCGATGTGTGCAGCGGCGATTTCCAACGCGCGCATTCGCAGGCTCTATTATGGCGCCTCCGATCCGAAATCCGGCGGCGTGGCCCATGGCGCGAAAATCTATAGCCATGCGCAGTGCCACCACGCGCCGGAGATTTATGACGGCATTGCGGGCGACGAGGCCGAGACGATGCTCAAGGCGTTCTTTGCCTCAAAACGCTGA
- a CDS encoding metal-dependent hydrolase: protein MKITWLGHSGFRIEISDQVLLIDPWLAGNPAFPEGREAEATEGATAIFLTHGHGDHASTTLPVAQDTDAMIYCIHELSIILGKEGAQVTGFGKGGTITLGEGDDAVTVTMVNAVHSSSIDFKDGAPQYAGDPAGFMISGEGHTIYVSGDTDIMADMEWFADLHQPDIGLLCAGGHYTMDMKRAAYVCQKFFDFKTVIPCHWGTFPLLAQSCDELVYALKDGVVKVPEVLKPIEI from the coding sequence ATGAAAATCACCTGGCTTGGCCATTCCGGCTTTCGCATCGAGATCTCTGATCAAGTTTTGCTGATCGACCCGTGGCTGGCGGGCAATCCGGCCTTCCCCGAGGGCCGCGAGGCGGAGGCGACCGAGGGCGCGACCGCGATTTTTCTCACCCATGGGCATGGCGATCATGCCTCGACCACCCTGCCCGTCGCGCAAGACACGGATGCGATGATCTATTGCATCCATGAGCTGTCGATCATCCTTGGCAAAGAGGGCGCGCAGGTCACGGGGTTCGGCAAGGGCGGCACGATCACTTTGGGCGAAGGCGACGATGCGGTCACTGTGACCATGGTCAATGCCGTGCATTCGTCGTCGATCGACTTCAAAGACGGCGCGCCGCAATATGCGGGCGATCCGGCGGGGTTCATGATCTCTGGCGAGGGCCACACGATCTATGTCTCCGGCGACACCGACATCATGGCCGATATGGAATGGTTTGCCGATCTGCACCAACCCGACATCGGGCTGCTGTGTGCCGGCGGGCATTACACGATGGACATGAAACGCGCCGCCTACGTATGCCAAAAGTTCTTTGATTTCAAAACGGTGATCCCGTGCCACTGGGGCACCTTCCCGCTTCTGGCGCAGAGCTGCGATGAGCTTGTCTATGCGCTGAAAGACGGTGTGGTGAAGGTGCCCGAGGTGCTGAAACCGATTGAGATTTAA
- a CDS encoding sigma-70 family RNA polymerase sigma factor, protein MTAHKPRTQADAKAVMAALARGERAALARLIAIYGPGIRRYAAQSLTVASEAEDVAQEVFLRAWRHAERYDPSKGAVSSWLYRIAVNLCIDHNRRGGFRRFVGIDSMPEPEDDTPGAEVEYGARQRLAQTQSVIRTLPARQKQAILLKAAGELSGAEIAMTLGTSEGAVEQLLVRARATLRARLELEE, encoded by the coding sequence ATGACCGCGCATAAGCCTCGCACGCAGGCAGATGCAAAAGCCGTGATGGCGGCGTTGGCCCGGGGCGAGCGCGCGGCCCTGGCGCGGTTGATTGCGATCTACGGCCCGGGCATCCGACGCTATGCCGCGCAATCTCTGACGGTGGCCTCGGAGGCGGAAGATGTCGCACAAGAGGTGTTCTTGCGGGCCTGGCGCCATGCGGAACGCTACGATCCGTCGAAAGGCGCCGTGTCCTCATGGCTCTACAGGATCGCGGTCAATCTGTGCATTGATCACAACAGGCGGGGGGGCTTTCGGCGGTTTGTCGGGATCGACAGCATGCCGGAACCGGAAGACGACACGCCGGGGGCGGAGGTGGAATACGGCGCGCGCCAGAGATTGGCGCAGACCCAGTCCGTGATCCGCACATTGCCGGCCCGGCAGAAACAGGCGATCCTGCTCAAGGCCGCAGGGGAGCTTTCGGGGGCGGAGATCGCAATGACGCTCGGCACGAGCGAGGGGGCGGTGGAACAATTGCTGGTGCGCGCTCGAGCGACGCTCAGGGCCCGGCTGGAACTGGAGGAGTGA
- a CDS encoding NIPSNAP family protein, protein MITCIITYDIDPNRQELFDTYARNWGQCIPRCGADLFGYFAPHEGSASTAYGIYSLPSLAAYEEYRAQLAQDPLGRENYEFAKREDFIRRENRLFVKRTSAPHGLIS, encoded by the coding sequence ATGATCACCTGCATCATCACCTATGACATCGACCCGAACCGGCAGGAGCTGTTCGACACCTATGCGCGCAATTGGGGGCAGTGCATTCCGCGCTGTGGCGCCGATCTGTTCGGCTATTTCGCCCCGCATGAGGGCTCGGCCAGCACCGCCTATGGTATCTATTCTCTGCCGTCTCTGGCCGCTTACGAAGAGTACCGCGCCCAATTGGCGCAGGACCCTCTGGGGCGGGAGAATTACGAATTCGCCAAGCGCGAGGACTTCATTCGCAGAGAAAATCGCCTGTTCGTCAAACGGACCTCCGCGCCGCATGGGCTGATCTCGTGA
- a CDS encoding winged helix-turn-helix domain-containing protein encodes MREGPDIARIAALVADPARSTMLLALMGGRALTATELAGLAGVTKQTASSHLSKLVDGEVLTVTAQGRHRYFRLAGPHVATLLEALMVFSSDAVPPLKTGPKDPALRKARICYDHLAGEMGVTLFDQAQEARWISADMTVTDTGWARFADIGLTQDELPTNKRPMCRACLDWSQRRSHLAGQMGQALLDRFFALSWARRLPGSRAIGFTPEGERRFRQWLR; translated from the coding sequence ATGAGAGAAGGCCCGGATATTGCCCGCATCGCCGCTTTGGTCGCCGATCCGGCCCGCAGCACCATGTTGCTGGCGCTGATGGGCGGGCGTGCGCTCACTGCCACCGAGCTTGCGGGTCTCGCCGGGGTCACCAAGCAGACCGCAAGCAGCCATTTGTCCAAACTTGTCGATGGCGAAGTGTTGACGGTCACCGCGCAGGGGCGTCACCGCTATTTCCGCCTCGCCGGGCCCCATGTAGCCACCCTGCTCGAAGCCCTCATGGTGTTTTCCAGCGACGCCGTTCCGCCGCTCAAAACCGGCCCCAAAGACCCCGCTCTGCGCAAGGCCCGGATTTGCTACGACCATCTGGCCGGCGAAATGGGCGTGACCCTGTTCGACCAGGCGCAGGAGGCGCGGTGGATTTCAGCCGACATGACGGTGACGGATACCGGCTGGGCGCGGTTTGCGGACATCGGCCTGACGCAGGACGAGCTGCCGACCAACAAACGTCCGATGTGCCGCGCCTGCCTCGACTGGAGCCAACGCCGTTCGCATCTGGCCGGCCAGATGGGGCAAGCCCTGCTCGACCGCTTTTTCGCCCTGTCCTGGGCGCGCCGCCTGCCCGGCTCGCGCGCAATCGGGTTCACGCCCGAGGGCGAACGGCGTTTCCGGCAATGGTTGCGCTAA
- a CDS encoding DMT family transporter, giving the protein MTLTSLGPARAGALLMIAAGVLFAVINLLTQYATMMLHVPSARMAFWQYFIALLFSLPWVVREGLRAMKTHNLMLHLLRVAAAVIGVQLWIAGLAHVPIWQAIALIMLSPFFVTLGANLFLDEAATPERWIAVTVGFAGGMIILAPWSESFSLFVLYPVGAAAFWALTSLLTKRLTRSETPESLTVYLLLLLTPVNFGLAFGDGIALGGGFTALILVAAGLLTALAQYAIAKAYAVADAAYLQPFDHLKLPLNVGFGVLAFGFVPPGSMWIGSLMILAASFYLLRQESRTAQPA; this is encoded by the coding sequence ATGACTCTCACTTCCCTAGGTCCGGCCCGCGCCGGTGCCCTTTTGATGATCGCAGCCGGTGTGCTCTTTGCCGTCATCAACCTTTTGACCCAATATGCCACGATGATGCTCCATGTGCCCTCCGCGCGCATGGCGTTCTGGCAATATTTCATCGCCTTGCTGTTCTCGCTGCCGTGGGTGGTCCGCGAGGGCCTGCGTGCGATGAAGACCCACAACCTGATGCTTCATCTCCTGCGTGTCGCCGCCGCCGTCATCGGGGTCCAGCTCTGGATCGCGGGCCTCGCCCATGTGCCCATCTGGCAGGCGATCGCGCTCATCATGCTCTCGCCCTTCTTTGTGACGCTGGGCGCCAATCTATTCCTGGATGAGGCCGCCACGCCCGAGCGATGGATCGCCGTCACGGTCGGTTTCGCGGGCGGCATGATCATCCTCGCGCCCTGGTCCGAAAGCTTTTCGCTCTTCGTGCTCTACCCCGTCGGCGCCGCCGCCTTTTGGGCGCTCACCTCTTTGCTGACCAAACGCCTGACACGATCCGAGACGCCCGAAAGCCTCACCGTCTACCTGCTTTTGCTGCTGACCCCCGTAAACTTCGGCCTCGCCTTCGGGGACGGCATCGCCTTGGGCGGCGGTTTCACCGCGCTCATTCTCGTGGCTGCCGGCCTTTTGACCGCTCTGGCGCAATATGCCATCGCCAAGGCCTATGCCGTCGCCGATGCCGCCTATTTGCAGCCCTTCGATCACCTGAAACTGCCGCTTAACGTGGGCTTTGGTGTCTTGGCCTTTGGCTTTGTGCCGCCCGGGTCGATGTGGATCGGGTCGCTGATGATCCTCGCCGCATCGTTTTACCTACTGCGTCAGGAAAGCCGCACGGCGCAACCGGCGTAA
- the gatA gene encoding Asp-tRNA(Asn)/Glu-tRNA(Gln) amidotransferase subunit GatA — MSDLNKLTLSAARDGLRAKEFTSADLTEACLSEIEGAGALNAFVHNTPEIARAQAKAADARLAEGDAPAMCGLPIGIKDLFATKGVPTQAASAILEGFKPEYESTITSKLFDAGAVMLGKLNMDEFAMGSSNETSTYGNAVSPWRRDNEETPLTPGGSSGGSASAVSADLCLAATGTDTGGSIRQPAAFTGIVGIKPTYGRCSRWGVVAFASSLDQAGPMTKSVRDAAIMLEAMCGHDMKDSTSADLPVPNFEALLTGDIRGKKIGIPKEYRLDGTPDEIVKLWDDGAAMLKDAGAEIVDISLPHTKYALPTYYVIAPAEASSNLARYDGVRYGHRATLAAGEGINDMYEKTRAEGFGHEVQRRVMVGTYVLSAGYYDAYYNKARKVRTLIKKDFEDAFAAGVDAILTPATPSPAFGLGEVSDSDPIQMYLNDVFTVTVNLAGLPGISVPTGVSATGLPLGLQLIGKPWEEGDLLNIAHSLEGAAGFVSKPEKWW; from the coding sequence ATGTCTGATCTCAATAAACTCACGCTCTCTGCCGCCCGTGACGGTCTGCGCGCCAAGGAATTCACCTCCGCGGATCTAACCGAGGCCTGTCTCTCTGAGATCGAAGGCGCCGGTGCGCTCAATGCCTTTGTCCACAACACGCCGGAGATCGCCCGCGCGCAAGCCAAAGCCGCCGACGCGCGTCTGGCCGAGGGCGACGCGCCCGCCATGTGCGGTTTGCCCATCGGGATCAAGGACCTCTTTGCCACCAAAGGCGTGCCGACCCAGGCGGCCTCTGCCATTCTCGAAGGCTTCAAGCCCGAATACGAGTCGACCATCACATCTAAGCTGTTTGATGCAGGCGCGGTCATGCTGGGCAAGCTCAACATGGACGAATTCGCGATGGGCTCCTCCAACGAGACCTCGACCTATGGCAATGCGGTCAGCCCCTGGCGCCGTGACAATGAAGAGACCCCGCTGACGCCGGGTGGCTCCTCGGGTGGCTCCGCTTCCGCTGTCTCCGCCGATCTCTGTCTCGCTGCGACCGGCACCGACACCGGCGGCTCGATCCGCCAGCCTGCGGCGTTTACCGGCATCGTGGGCATCAAACCGACCTACGGGCGCTGTTCGCGCTGGGGTGTGGTGGCCTTTGCTTCCTCTCTGGACCAAGCCGGGCCGATGACCAAATCCGTGCGCGATGCGGCGATCATGTTGGAGGCCATGTGCGGCCACGACATGAAGGACAGCACCTCCGCCGATCTGCCGGTGCCGAATTTCGAGGCGCTCTTGACCGGCGACATTCGCGGCAAGAAAATCGGTATCCCGAAAGAATACCGTCTCGACGGCACGCCGGACGAGATCGTCAAGCTTTGGGACGATGGTGCCGCCATGCTCAAAGACGCCGGTGCCGAGATCGTCGATATTTCGCTGCCGCACACCAAATACGCGCTGCCGACTTATTACGTTATCGCCCCTGCCGAAGCCTCCTCGAACCTCGCGCGCTACGACGGCGTGCGCTACGGCCACCGTGCGACGCTCGCGGCGGGTGAGGGCATCAACGACATGTACGAAAAAACCCGCGCCGAAGGCTTCGGGCATGAGGTGCAACGCCGCGTGATGGTCGGCACATATGTGTTGTCGGCGGGCTATTACGACGCCTATTACAACAAGGCGCGCAAGGTCCGCACGCTGATCAAAAAGGACTTCGAAGACGCCTTTGCCGCCGGTGTCGACGCGATCCTGACGCCCGCGACGCCGTCCCCGGCCTTTGGTCTGGGCGAGGTCTCCGACTCGGATCCGATCCAGATGTATCTGAACGATGTCTTCACCGTGACCGTGAACCTCGCGGGTCTGCCGGGCATTTCCGTGCCGACGGGGGTGTCGGCCACCGGCCTGCCGCTCGGGCTTCAGCTCATCGGCAAACCGTGGGAAGAGGGCGATCTGCTGAATATCGCGCATTCGCTCGAAGGCGCTGCAGGCTTTGTTTCCAAGCCTGAAAAATGGTGGTAA